One genomic window of Sporocytophaga myxococcoides DSM 11118 includes the following:
- a CDS encoding Ig-like domain-containing protein — protein sequence MHYNYPLNSLLSKVSSGIFLATMFFFFSGNAQAQKIEVWQGAVKQIHNSTVAFPAAAEITPSLSFTIKNAGDSDLQLTGEPLVRLNKVIDFFLTEDPSASIIKPGDSSVFSISYFPSSGDMSTARIFINSNDLDNETFILNLAGPGNLLYTSQNQWPGTADLQSFGDAGYSGGLSVNIENVKISGKTGTYWGPVVDSDGRLSLSLTYDGFAVSDDEVMKFSADESSLDNGILVWKGKSVLIDAIDGTAPIVYTRATLRTSKSGGAAFPLVSPGSLGLPSQIGGLIKFSSESDKLEANLLVEASFSSNADYMPYQEFYETKAIPADPTSAYFIGKQGFYWYNLSPTVETNLGLTVNEGGKEIINSELLNIYDESSSEFIIFSFDPTLTLDNPVKNETGYLVLKGDTLKKSDSFTFKDLENGNLSFVHNGGDDFFEDEFSFSVKDGKNAISPEIGSSLFTFKIEIVSVNDLPVAKSDTINASYKGSYSGQLKASDPEKNSLTFEIVDQPTHGSVSVKEDGSFVYSSNSAFSGTDLFTFRANDGSGFSNVASVIVNLINSAPYAKSEHITTKENVDVSGNLSASDAENGDITFSLVADGLKGKVEITEDGAFIYKPVSSMFGTDVFFFKAIDDAGNESPATAYYVHIKPSLDEGDLLIADVDKIRIIDPVTSQDSIIASGEYIKDARNIYYKNGTSLFVLDAESGLVKINPETGLQTLLVEVTRFSMLPSDPLAPAMIMNREGNLVMADGMNGVVRIDTATGFVESVYQGGDLQFASGILQLRNGDLIVGNGGVFFGAPSSILKISPNNSVITINSGSDVLLPLDIALKDQENIYVADGGSLASGADEVYKLNLTDGSKELVSGSGDLNWPAGLDFQQKQELLYVVNQGNQSLLQYKADGTKSAITIGDGLTNPFGLFVIQRTNLKPGFTAIEALSGKFGTVYRISLDTVLTDDVDPFGDLLVEVTSSDRSVVDVSVDGNILTLICLGSGSADVFIKATDTEGAYTLEDFKVYVDREIQYITFDPIPDKSITSNDFTIVANSNAQLPVTFEAVSSNVIVEGNKVQIISPGMAKIKAKQEGNDEFAPATPVIRSFCVIPGQPEITQAAFEDGTILLTSSDEEGNQWYFNNQPIDGEVSSSLWAAKTGFYGVKTVIEGCEGEMSVLADILITGINSRLSSAQVQVFPVPADNQITVHLENAAAETRRLEIVDVLGQIVFTEYSNQEVIEINIENLSGGQYLLKLSSAEGLLTKRFIKR from the coding sequence ATGCACTATAACTACCCTTTAAATTCATTGCTCTCAAAAGTTTCTTCCGGAATTTTTTTAGCTACTATGTTTTTCTTCTTTTCCGGCAATGCTCAAGCTCAGAAAATAGAGGTTTGGCAAGGCGCAGTTAAACAGATCCACAACAGTACAGTTGCTTTTCCTGCTGCTGCCGAAATAACCCCATCGCTGAGTTTTACAATCAAGAATGCGGGAGATTCTGATCTTCAATTAACCGGAGAGCCTTTGGTAAGATTGAATAAAGTCATCGATTTCTTTCTCACAGAGGACCCTTCTGCTTCTATAATAAAACCAGGAGATTCTTCAGTGTTTTCAATTTCTTATTTCCCATCTTCAGGAGATATGAGTACTGCCAGAATATTCATTAATTCTAACGATCTCGATAATGAAACTTTTATTCTTAATCTGGCTGGGCCAGGTAATTTACTTTATACCTCACAGAATCAATGGCCCGGCACTGCGGACCTACAATCTTTCGGTGATGCAGGTTATTCAGGAGGCCTTTCGGTTAATATTGAAAATGTAAAAATTTCCGGAAAGACAGGGACCTACTGGGGGCCGGTCGTAGATTCAGATGGTCGGCTATCACTAAGCCTTACTTATGACGGGTTCGCTGTATCTGATGATGAGGTAATGAAATTTTCAGCGGATGAAAGCAGTTTGGACAACGGTATTCTGGTTTGGAAAGGAAAGTCGGTACTCATAGACGCCATTGATGGAACTGCTCCTATAGTTTATACAAGAGCTACTTTAAGAACTTCTAAAAGTGGTGGTGCAGCGTTTCCTCTGGTGAGTCCAGGTAGTTTGGGTTTGCCCTCTCAAATTGGTGGTTTGATAAAATTTTCTTCTGAAAGTGATAAGCTTGAAGCAAATCTTCTTGTAGAAGCTTCATTCTCTTCGAATGCGGATTATATGCCATATCAGGAGTTTTATGAAACAAAAGCAATTCCTGCAGACCCAACTTCGGCTTATTTCATAGGTAAGCAGGGTTTCTATTGGTACAATCTTTCTCCAACAGTTGAAACGAATCTTGGACTCACAGTTAATGAAGGAGGCAAAGAAATCATCAACTCAGAGCTTTTAAATATCTATGATGAAAGTTCTTCTGAATTCATAATTTTTTCTTTTGACCCTACTCTGACACTTGACAATCCAGTTAAAAATGAAACCGGATATTTGGTGCTCAAAGGTGATACTCTGAAGAAGTCAGATTCATTTACATTCAAAGATCTGGAAAATGGCAATTTAAGTTTTGTTCATAATGGCGGAGATGACTTTTTTGAAGATGAATTTTCTTTCAGTGTTAAGGATGGAAAAAATGCGATTTCGCCAGAAATAGGTTCTTCACTATTTACTTTTAAAATTGAGATTGTTTCGGTAAATGATTTGCCTGTAGCCAAATCTGATACCATCAATGCTTCTTATAAAGGAAGTTACTCGGGCCAGTTGAAGGCTAGTGATCCGGAGAAAAACAGCTTGACTTTCGAGATCGTTGATCAGCCTACGCATGGCTCAGTCAGTGTAAAGGAAGATGGTAGCTTTGTGTATTCTTCCAATTCTGCTTTTTCAGGAACAGATCTTTTCACTTTCAGGGCTAATGATGGTTCCGGATTTAGTAATGTTGCCAGTGTTATTGTGAATCTTATCAATTCTGCACCCTATGCTAAATCAGAGCATATTACTACCAAAGAAAATGTTGATGTATCTGGTAATCTTTCAGCTTCTGATGCAGAAAATGGCGATATAACTTTTAGCCTCGTTGCAGATGGTCTGAAAGGTAAGGTGGAGATCACAGAAGATGGAGCTTTTATCTATAAGCCTGTTAGCAGCATGTTTGGAACAGATGTATTTTTCTTCAAAGCGATTGATGATGCAGGAAATGAGTCGCCAGCGACTGCTTATTATGTCCACATAAAGCCTTCTCTGGACGAAGGAGATCTGCTGATAGCTGATGTTGATAAAATAAGGATTATAGATCCTGTTACATCTCAAGACAGCATTATAGCTTCAGGAGAATACATTAAAGATGCAAGGAACATTTATTATAAAAATGGAACAAGTTTATTTGTATTGGATGCAGAATCAGGTCTGGTTAAAATAAATCCTGAAACTGGATTACAAACACTGCTGGTTGAAGTAACTCGTTTCAGCATGCTACCTTCTGACCCCCTGGCCCCTGCCATGATTATGAACAGAGAAGGTAATTTGGTTATGGCTGATGGTATGAATGGGGTGGTCAGAATAGATACCGCAACCGGATTTGTTGAGTCTGTTTATCAAGGAGGCGATCTGCAATTTGCAAGTGGAATATTGCAATTAAGAAACGGAGACTTGATTGTAGGAAATGGAGGTGTGTTTTTCGGAGCACCAAGTTCAATATTGAAAATTTCACCCAACAATTCTGTTATAACTATAAACAGCGGTAGTGATGTCTTACTTCCACTAGATATTGCATTGAAGGATCAGGAGAATATCTATGTTGCAGACGGTGGCAGCCTTGCTTCAGGAGCTGACGAAGTTTATAAGTTAAACCTTACTGATGGAAGTAAAGAATTGGTTTCTGGTTCAGGAGACCTTAATTGGCCGGCGGGATTAGATTTCCAGCAAAAGCAGGAATTGCTTTATGTTGTGAATCAAGGCAATCAAAGTTTATTACAATATAAAGCAGATGGAACAAAGTCGGCAATAACAATTGGTGATGGCTTGACAAACCCGTTTGGACTTTTTGTAATTCAAAGAACGAATCTGAAACCTGGCTTTACTGCTATTGAAGCTCTCTCCGGAAAATTCGGAACTGTTTACAGAATTAGTCTGGATACTGTTTTAACAGATGATGTTGATCCATTTGGAGATCTATTGGTTGAAGTAACATCGTCAGATAGAAGTGTTGTTGATGTGTCTGTTGATGGCAATATTTTAACTTTAATCTGTCTGGGTTCCGGCAGTGCAGATGTTTTCATTAAAGCTACAGATACTGAAGGGGCCTATACTCTGGAGGATTTTAAGGTATATGTAGACAGGGAAATTCAATACATCACATTTGATCCTATACCTGACAAATCGATTACTAGTAATGATTTTACAATAGTAGCCAATTCAAATGCACAATTGCCGGTGACTTTCGAAGCCGTATCCTCTAATGTTATAGTAGAGGGAAATAAAGTTCAGATCATTAGTCCGGGAATGGCAAAAATTAAAGCCAAACAGGAAGGGAATGACGAATTTGCTCCTGCAACACCAGTAATACGTTCATTTTGTGTAATACCTGGCCAACCTGAAATAACCCAGGCAGCTTTTGAAGACGGAACAATATTGTTAACCTCGAGTGATGAGGAAGGAAACCAATGGTATTTTAATAATCAACCTATTGATGGTGAAGTGAGCAGTAGTTTATGGGCTGCCAAGACAGGTTTTTATGGTGTTAAAACTGTAATTGAAGGCTGTGAAGGAGAAATGTCAGTGCTTGCAGATATTCTGATTACAGGAATAAATTCCAGGCTTTCTTCAGCCCAGGTACAAGTATTTCCTGTACCTGCCGATAATCAGATCACTGTTCATTTGGAAAATGCTGCTGCAGAAACAAGAAGGCTGGAAATCGTTGATGTTCTGGGGCAAATTGTTTTTACCGAGTATTCCAATCAGGAGGTGATTGAAATTAATATTGAAAATCTAAGTGGTGGACAGTATTTGTTAAAACTAAGCTCAGCTGAAGGATTATTAACTAAGAGATTTATAAAAAGATAA
- a CDS encoding rhomboid family intramembrane serine protease has protein sequence MGEFSTNTALLFSVVIMFLTVYFSYRGFKDKVFFEKYLFRVDNILVSKDYKRLLTSGLLHGNWFHLIFNMYAFFSFSEALESQMGSGQYLMIYFFSLVGGSLFALYIHRNHGDYSAIGASGAICGLIFASVALFPGISIGLILIPAQIPGWLFALIFVAISIYGIKSNAGNIGHDAHLGGALAGMLVAIAMNPEIIFYNYIPILCLLTPTIIFLYFILAMPEILLINTSFSSRNSYMSKDEEYNLKKFNKQKDIDRILDKINEKGLDSLTSREKELLDEF, from the coding sequence TTATAATGTTTCTCACGGTATATTTCTCTTATCGTGGATTTAAAGACAAGGTCTTTTTTGAAAAATACCTGTTCAGGGTAGATAATATTTTAGTTTCCAAGGACTACAAAAGATTACTTACTTCCGGTCTTCTTCATGGGAACTGGTTTCATCTCATTTTTAACATGTACGCTTTCTTTTCTTTTTCAGAAGCATTGGAAAGTCAAATGGGATCAGGGCAATACTTGATGATTTACTTTTTCAGTCTTGTAGGCGGAAGTTTGTTTGCGCTTTATATTCATAGAAATCATGGTGATTATAGCGCGATTGGTGCTTCTGGAGCAATTTGCGGATTAATCTTTGCCTCTGTTGCCCTATTTCCAGGAATCTCAATTGGTTTAATATTAATTCCTGCACAAATCCCTGGTTGGTTATTTGCTTTGATATTTGTTGCAATTTCCATTTATGGGATAAAATCCAATGCCGGAAATATTGGCCATGATGCACATCTCGGAGGTGCTCTAGCAGGTATGCTGGTGGCAATAGCAATGAACCCTGAAATAATTTTCTACAATTATATCCCAATTCTTTGCCTTCTTACTCCTACTATTATATTCCTATATTTTATCCTGGCTATGCCTGAAATCCTTTTGATTAATACTTCTTTTAGTTCAAGGAATAGCTATATGAGTAAGGATGAAGAATATAATCTCAAGAAATTCAACAAACAGAAAGATATAGACAGGATACTTGACAAAATCAACGAAAAAGGCTTAGATAGTCTCACCAGCAGGGAAAAGGAATTACTTGATGAATTTTAA